The Variovorax sp. S12S4 genome includes the window CCGCGCGCCTTCATGCCGGCAGCCAGTTCGCGGCCACGGGTAATGGGCGTGTCCATCAGGATCTGCTTGCCCTCGAAGCTCAGGTTGAGCGTGGTCGCGTCCAGCGTGCACATCTCGGCGCCCGCGTCCATGCCCTTGATGCGCTCTTCCCACGCAATCTCCCAGCGGTCGCCCGCCAGCGGCTTCACCATGTCGCCGTGCACACCGCCGCCGGTGGAGTTGTTGATGACGATGTCGCAGCCGCCCGCGCGAATGCGGCTGTTGATGTCGCGATACACCTCGGCATCGCAGGTGGCGCCGTCGTCCGGGCGGCGTGCGTGGATGGCCGCCACGCTGGCGCCGGCGTTCCAGCAGCGCAGCACGTCGGCCGCGATTTCGGCCGGCTGGGTGGGAAGGTGCGGGTTCTGCGACTTGTGCGCCATGCCGCCCGTGGGGGCGATGGTCACGATCACTTTGCGCTTCGACGACATGCTCCGGGTCTCCTGGTGTCTTCGTTCATGAGGGGCGCGCTATTATTTTTTGGAGGCGCAGGCACACTCAGTCATTGCGACGACATTTGGAGTCAGGGTTTACGCGGCGCGGCCCCCTTTTCCACGCCATCAGGAGCTTTCTTTTCATGTCCACGACGAAGCCGGCCATCAAGGCGGCATCGCTCACGATCGAGCAGCTGCTTCAGCGCTCGGCCTGGTTTCCGCTGCTCGACGAAGCGGCGCGCGAGCGCGTGCTCGACGAGATGCGCGAGGTCGAGGTGGCAGCCGGCGCCGCGCTGTGCCGCCGCGGCGATACGCCGCTGCACTGGTACGGCACGCTCGAAGGCCTGCTCAAGTGGTCGATCACCTCCAGCGACGGCCGCTCGGTCACCTTCGGCGGGCTCTCGGTCGGCTGCTGGTTCGGCGAAGGCACGCTGCTTCGCGCGGCCCCGCGATCGGCCGACGTCATTGCGCTACGGCCCAGCCGCGTGGCCCAGTTGCCGCTGGAGACTTTCGAGTGGCTGCACCGCACGCAGCGCGGCTTCGATCACTTCCTGCTGCAGCAGCTCAATGAGCGGCTGCACTGGTTCATGGGCAACTACGCGGCGCACCGGCTGCTCGACGCCGACAGCCAGGTGGCTCGCGCGCTGGCGGGGCTGTTCCACCCGTGGCTGTACCCGGGCAGCGAGCTGCATCTGCAGACCTCGCAGGAAGAGATCGCGAATCTCTCGGGGGTGTCGCGGCAGCGGTGCAATGCGGCACTGAATCGGCTGAAGGAGGCGGGCTTCCTGCGGATCGAATACGGGGGATCACCGTGATCGACCTGGAAGGGCTGCGGCGCTTCATCGAATAGGCGCGGCGAGCCGCGCCTGTGTGCCCTTCATTTCGCCGGCTTCGCCTTTTCCGCCAGCCGCTTGCGGAACTCCGTCGTCGTCAGGCCCGCAAAGCCCCAGTCGTCGGTGTCGATCTCTTCGATCACGATGTGCGTCCACTCGGGCGGCTTGTTCAGCACGCGTTCAAGCGTTTCCGTGAACTCGGCGATGACCTGGGTCTTCTGTTCGCGCGTCACGCCGTCGCGGGTGATCTTCAGGTTGATGAAAGGCATGGTGTGCTCCTTGGATGAATGAATGGTGTGATTACCACTTGCCCGTGCTCATGCCGCCGTCCACCGGCAGCACCACGCCCGTCGTGAAATCGGCGCTCGTGAGGTAGAGCACGGCGTCGGCGATTTCGCGCACGGTCGCAATGCGGCCGGCGGGCGAGAGGCCGTTCAGGAAGCCGTGCTGCTCAGGCGTGTACAGCGGCGTGTCGACGATGCCGGGCGCCACCGCATTCACCTTGACGTTGTGCGGCGCGAGTTCGAGCGCCAGCGCGCGCGTCGCGGCGTTGATGCCGCCCTTGATCAGCACCGGCAACGCGGCCGGCACCTGCTGGTTCGGCTGCAGCGCGATGCTCGCGGTGATGTTCACGATGTGGCCCCGGCGGCGCGCGACCATGTGCTTCGCGGCGGCCTGCGAGGCGTAGACGAAGCCCTTGAGGTTGGTGGCCACCAGCTGGTCGAGCTCTTCCGCTGTGTACTCGACGAACGGCTTGGCGTTGAAGATGCCCGCGTTGTTGATGAGCACATCGACTTGGCCGAAGCGCTCCACGGCACGGTCGATGAGTTGCTGCGCGGTCGCGCGCTGGCCGATGTCGCCGGCGACGCCGAGAAAGCGTGCCGGGTTGCCGAGCTGCTTTGCCGCGGCCGCGAGCCGCTCGTCGGTGCGTGCATTGGCGACCACGTTGAAGCCGCGTTCGAGGTAGGCCTCGGCCAGGCCCAGCCCGATGCCGCTCGAGGCGCCGGTGATGACGACCGTGGATGAAGTGCTGCTGTCTTGCATGTCG containing:
- a CDS encoding 3-keto-5-aminohexanoate cleavage protein; protein product: MSSKRKVIVTIAPTGGMAHKSQNPHLPTQPAEIAADVLRCWNAGASVAAIHARRPDDGATCDAEVYRDINSRIRAGGCDIVINNSTGGGVHGDMVKPLAGDRWEIAWEERIKGMDAGAEMCTLDATTLNLSFEGKQILMDTPITRGRELAAGMKARGIKPEWEVFSPTHILQDTTTLIGEGHDDEPYFINLVMNVHRNFQNAMPYSPRFLQMMVDTLPRGSIFGVSGIGTSQLEANVAALLLGGHARVGLEDNLYFRHGELATNVQLTERIVRVIHELDMEVATPAEARQMMGLPRRGGPRPEFAPR
- a CDS encoding tautomerase family protein, giving the protein MPFINLKITRDGVTREQKTQVIAEFTETLERVLNKPPEWTHIVIEEIDTDDWGFAGLTTTEFRKRLAEKAKPAK
- a CDS encoding SDR family NAD(P)-dependent oxidoreductase translates to MQDSSTSSTVVITGASSGIGLGLAEAYLERGFNVVANARTDERLAAAAKQLGNPARFLGVAGDIGQRATAQQLIDRAVERFGQVDVLINNAGIFNAKPFVEYTAEELDQLVATNLKGFVYASQAAAKHMVARRRGHIVNITASIALQPNQQVPAALPVLIKGGINAATRALALELAPHNVKVNAVAPGIVDTPLYTPEQHGFLNGLSPAGRIATVREIADAVLYLTSADFTTGVVLPVDGGMSTGKW